From a single Mycolicibacterium mengxianglii genomic region:
- a CDS encoding amidohydrolase family protein, translating to MKTDDLILVSIDDHVVEPPDMFLNHVPEKYKSEAPIVVTDDNGVDQWMYQGRPQGVSGLNAVVSWPPEEWGRDPAGFAEMRPGVYDVHERVRDMSRNGILASMCFPTFTGFSARHLNMHREDVTLVMVSAYNDWHIDEWAGSYPGRFIPIAVLPTWNPEAMCNEIRRVAAKGCRAVTMPELPHLEGLPSYHDGDYWGPVFRTLSEENVVMCLHIGTGFGAISMAPNAPIDNLIILATQVSAMCAQDLLWGPAMRSYPDLKFAFSEGGIGWIPFYLDRSDRHYTNQKWLRRDFGDKLPSDVFREHSLACYVTDKTSLKLRHEIGINNIAWECDYPHSDCFWPDAPEQVLAELNAAGADDSDINKITWENSCRFFGWDPFTHTAREDATVGALRATATDVDTSIKPRKEWARLYDEKQFATTRSR from the coding sequence ATGAAGACCGACGACCTGATTCTCGTGAGTATTGACGACCATGTGGTGGAACCGCCCGACATGTTCCTCAACCACGTGCCGGAGAAGTACAAGTCCGAGGCGCCGATCGTCGTCACCGATGACAATGGCGTCGACCAGTGGATGTATCAGGGCCGCCCGCAAGGCGTCAGCGGACTCAATGCGGTGGTGTCCTGGCCGCCGGAGGAATGGGGCCGTGACCCTGCCGGTTTCGCCGAGATGCGTCCGGGCGTCTACGACGTGCACGAGCGGGTCCGGGACATGAGCCGCAACGGCATCCTGGCGTCGATGTGTTTTCCCACCTTCACCGGTTTCTCCGCGCGGCACCTCAACATGCACCGCGAAGACGTCACGCTGGTGATGGTCTCGGCGTACAACGACTGGCACATCGACGAGTGGGCGGGCTCCTACCCGGGCCGCTTCATCCCGATCGCGGTGTTGCCGACGTGGAACCCCGAAGCGATGTGCAACGAGATCCGCCGGGTGGCGGCCAAGGGTTGCCGGGCGGTGACAATGCCCGAACTGCCCCACCTCGAAGGGCTGCCGAGCTACCACGACGGTGACTACTGGGGTCCGGTTTTCCGGACACTCTCCGAGGAGAACGTGGTGATGTGCCTGCACATCGGCACCGGCTTCGGGGCGATCAGCATGGCGCCCAACGCGCCGATCGACAACCTGATCATCCTCGCCACCCAGGTGTCGGCCATGTGCGCGCAGGACCTGTTGTGGGGGCCGGCGATGCGCAGCTATCCGGACCTGAAGTTCGCCTTCTCCGAGGGCGGGATCGGCTGGATCCCCTTCTATCTGGACCGCAGCGACCGCCACTACACCAACCAGAAGTGGCTGCGCCGCGATTTCGGCGACAAACTGCCCAGCGACGTGTTCCGTGAGCATTCGCTGGCCTGCTACGTCACCGACAAGACGTCGCTGAAACTGCGCCACGAGATCGGCATCAACAACATCGCCTGGGAGTGCGACTACCCGCACTCGGACTGCTTCTGGCCCGATGCGCCCGAACAGGTGCTCGCCGAACTCAACGCCGCCGGCGCCGACGACTCCGACATCAACAAGATCACCTGGGAGAACTCCTGCCGATTCTTCGGCTGGGATCCGTTCACGCACACCGCACGCGAGGATGCGACGGTCGGCGCGCTGCGGGCGACGGCCACCGATGTGGACACCTCGATCAAGCCGCGCAAGGAGTGGGCGCGACTGTACGACGAGAAGCAGTTCGCGACGACCCGGAGTCGCTGA
- a CDS encoding QcrA and Rieske domain-containing protein yields MTAPDSPGRDLHLSRPQFLCGLGVGVAAFTATACSTYSQDSAAETSAEPGSAPAALAGTADVPVGSGIIVEDIVLTQPASGEFKGFSTVCTHAGCRVNSVSDGTINCPCHGSKFNLDGTVATGPATKPLEAKAIRVEGESILPG; encoded by the coding sequence ATGACAGCTCCCGATTCTCCCGGCCGCGACCTTCACCTGTCCCGGCCGCAGTTCCTGTGCGGCCTCGGCGTAGGCGTTGCGGCCTTCACCGCCACCGCCTGCTCCACCTACAGTCAGGACTCCGCCGCCGAGACCAGCGCCGAACCTGGATCGGCGCCCGCGGCGTTGGCCGGCACCGCCGACGTGCCGGTCGGATCCGGCATCATCGTCGAGGACATCGTCCTGACGCAGCCGGCCAGCGGCGAGTTCAAAGGCTTTTCGACCGTCTGCACCCACGCCGGCTGCCGGGTGAACTCGGTGTCCGACGGCACCATCAACTGCCCCTGTCACGGCAGCAAGTTCAACCTCGACGGCACGGTCGCCACTGGGCCGGCGACAAAGCCGCTGGAGGCCAAAGCCATTCGCGTCGAGGGTGAGTCGATACTGCCTGGCTGA
- a CDS encoding DUF6529 family protein: MHSEIDSDADTVAAVRPASHGSAAGALGAVLAGALVAVALGAYAQVHEPRFFALNIAGFSSPAAVKSWLATVAVALGVFQLLSAMAMYRLLPRARTPSWLRSAHIWSGRLAVLASVPVAVHCLYALGFQTGDQRVLFHSLFGCFFYGAFVTKMVLLTRARLAAWVLPIAGGLLFFVLVYTWLTSALWFFQLKGLTI, from the coding sequence ATGCACAGTGAGATCGACAGTGACGCTGACACCGTCGCCGCGGTACGCCCGGCCTCACACGGCTCGGCGGCCGGCGCGCTCGGCGCGGTCCTGGCCGGCGCTCTGGTGGCAGTGGCGCTGGGGGCCTACGCCCAGGTGCACGAACCGCGGTTCTTCGCTCTGAACATCGCCGGCTTCTCCAGCCCCGCGGCCGTCAAGTCATGGTTGGCCACTGTCGCGGTGGCACTGGGGGTGTTCCAACTGCTCTCGGCAATGGCCATGTACCGGTTGTTACCTCGGGCGCGAACCCCATCATGGCTGCGCAGTGCACACATCTGGTCAGGCCGGTTGGCCGTGCTGGCCAGCGTCCCGGTGGCAGTGCACTGCCTCTACGCGCTGGGCTTCCAGACCGGCGATCAGCGGGTGCTGTTCCACTCCCTGTTCGGCTGCTTCTTCTACGGCGCGTTCGTGACCAAAATGGTGCTGCTGACCAGAGCGCGGCTCGCGGCGTGGGTGCTGCCCATCGCCGGCGGGTTGCTGTTTTTCGTGCTCGTCTACACCTGGTTGACCTCGGCGTTGTGGTTTTTCCAGCTCAAAGGCCTGACGATCTGA
- a CDS encoding nitroreductase family protein, whose protein sequence is MAGASADIWEVMSTARTIRKFTDEPVDDATLGRCLQAATWAPSGANAQEWRFVVLRSPEQRAVVAKAAAHALAVIEPVYGMTRPADDDHGQRARTYRATYELHDRAEEFTSVLFTQRRFATASELLLGGSIFPAMQNFLLAARAQGLGACLTSWGSYGGEQLLRDAVGVPSDWMIAGHVVIGWPRGNHGPLRRRSLAASVHLDHWGQPAPQITAAVTSPARE, encoded by the coding sequence ATGGCAGGCGCAAGCGCGGACATCTGGGAGGTGATGTCGACGGCGCGGACCATCCGGAAATTCACCGATGAACCGGTTGACGACGCGACGCTGGGGCGCTGTCTGCAGGCGGCGACCTGGGCGCCGTCGGGTGCGAACGCGCAGGAGTGGCGCTTTGTGGTCCTGCGTTCACCCGAGCAACGTGCCGTGGTGGCCAAGGCGGCCGCACACGCGCTGGCGGTCATCGAACCCGTCTACGGAATGACCCGTCCAGCCGACGACGACCACGGTCAGCGGGCCCGCACCTATCGTGCCACCTATGAATTGCACGACCGCGCAGAAGAATTCACCTCGGTGCTGTTCACCCAGCGACGCTTCGCGACGGCCTCGGAGCTGCTGCTGGGTGGATCGATCTTCCCGGCGATGCAGAACTTCCTGCTCGCCGCGCGCGCCCAGGGCCTGGGCGCGTGCCTGACCAGTTGGGGTTCCTACGGCGGAGAGCAGCTGTTGCGCGACGCGGTGGGGGTGCCGTCGGACTGGATGATCGCCGGTCACGTCGTCATCGGCTGGCCCCGCGGCAATCACGGGCCGCTGCGCCGCCGGTCCCTGGCCGCCAGCGTGCATCTCGATCACTGGGGGCAGCCGGCGCCGCAGATCACCGCCGCCGTCACCTCACCCGCGCGCGAGTAG
- the yaaA gene encoding peroxide stress protein YaaA, with product MIVLLPPSETKRTGGDGEPLAFEALSSPELTPLRAALVDDLVALAADRPASRAALGISAAQDAEIDRNATLLTSATMPAIHRYTGVLYDALDIESLRGAAATRAHARLAVGSALFGVLRADDQVPAYRLSAGSKLPGRPTLSARWRPVLEPVLADIAATDLVVDLRSGSYAGLGRLPGAVRVDVLAEHSDGRRTVVSHFNKAHKGRLARALASGRAEPGDAAAVATVARRAGMTVERDGNELTVVIPA from the coding sequence GTGATCGTGCTGCTGCCGCCCTCGGAGACCAAACGGACCGGCGGCGACGGCGAGCCGCTGGCGTTCGAGGCGCTGTCGTCTCCCGAGCTGACCCCGCTGCGGGCAGCCCTGGTCGACGACCTGGTCGCCCTGGCCGCCGACCGGCCCGCCAGTAGGGCGGCACTGGGGATCTCTGCGGCCCAGGACGCCGAGATCGATCGCAACGCGACACTGCTCACCTCGGCGACGATGCCGGCGATCCACCGCTACACCGGGGTGCTCTACGACGCCTTGGACATCGAATCGCTGCGCGGCGCCGCCGCCACCCGTGCCCATGCCCGCCTGGCGGTGGGGTCCGCATTGTTCGGCGTGCTGCGGGCCGACGATCAGGTGCCCGCATACCGACTCTCTGCCGGGTCGAAACTGCCAGGCCGGCCGACACTCTCGGCCCGGTGGCGCCCCGTGCTGGAGCCCGTCCTGGCCGACATCGCCGCGACCGACCTGGTGGTGGATCTGCGGTCAGGCTCCTATGCCGGACTCGGCCGGCTGCCCGGCGCCGTGCGGGTCGACGTGCTGGCCGAGCACTCCGACGGACGTCGCACAGTGGTGAGCCACTTCAACAAGGCGCACAAGGGCCGCCTGGCCCGGGCGCTGGCCTCGGGCCGTGCCGAACCCGGCGACGCCGCTGCAGTGGCGACAGTGGCCCGGCGGGCCGGGATGACGGTCGAGCGTGACGGCAACGAACTGACGGTCGTCATTCCCGCCTGA